One genomic segment of Streptomyces sp. RerS4 includes these proteins:
- a CDS encoding GntR family transcriptional regulator: protein MVVFRIERRSGLPAYLQIVHQVEQALRMGALTEGDKLPTAAQVAATTKVNPNTTLKAYRELERAGLVEVRQGSGTFITRSLATPQTAPESPLRTRLGEWMREARDQGLTPREVTTLFDTVLGESYPGAPAGPAHTPTG from the coding sequence GTGGTCGTGTTTCGCATCGAACGCCGCAGCGGTCTGCCCGCCTACCTCCAGATCGTCCACCAGGTCGAACAGGCCCTGCGGATGGGGGCGTTGACGGAGGGCGACAAACTGCCGACGGCGGCGCAGGTGGCCGCCACCACGAAGGTCAACCCGAACACGACGCTGAAGGCGTACCGCGAACTGGAACGGGCCGGGCTGGTGGAGGTGCGGCAGGGGTCGGGCACCTTCATCACGCGGTCGCTGGCCACGCCCCAGACCGCGCCGGAATCCCCGCTGCGGACGCGGCTCGGCGAGTGGATGCGCGAGGCCCGCGACCAGGGGCTGACGCCCCGCGAGGTGACCACGCTGTTCGACACGGTCCTCGGCGAGAGCTACCCGGGCGCCCCCGCCGGCCCGGCGCACACCCCCACGGGCTGA
- a CDS encoding MFS transporter: MTGTLAQFRSYERGPRLLMVNQFTINLGFYMLMPYLATHLAGPLGLAGWTVGLILGVRNFSQQGMFLIGGTLADRLGYKPMIIAGLVLRVAGFATLGLVSSVPALIAASAATGLAGALFNPATRAYLAVDAGERRVEAFALFNVFYQAGILLGPLVGMVLTGVDFRVTCLVAAGIFAVLSLVQVRALPARRGDDATRREEGPREGVLTQWRGILANRPFLLFSVAMIGSYVLTFQVYLALPLEVRRLGGEGAFGTAAVAVLFAVSGLSTIGFQTRVTAWCKARWEPGQALCRGLLSMGLAFLPPLAATAVPVPESGPGRWLVAAGPAALSALLLAVGTMIAYPFEMDTIVRLSGDRLVATHYGLYNTVCGVGIALGNLLTGAALDASRSAGMSALPWLVLFTLGLGCAAALYGLDRTGRLAPAAREARPRTVTA; the protein is encoded by the coding sequence GTGACGGGCACGCTCGCGCAGTTCCGTTCGTACGAGCGCGGCCCCCGGTTGTTGATGGTGAACCAGTTCACCATCAACCTGGGCTTCTACATGCTCATGCCCTACCTGGCCACTCACCTGGCGGGTCCGCTGGGGCTCGCCGGTTGGACGGTCGGGCTGATCCTCGGCGTACGCAACTTCAGCCAGCAGGGCATGTTCCTGATCGGCGGGACGCTCGCCGACCGGCTGGGCTACAAGCCGATGATCATCGCGGGGCTCGTGTTGCGCGTCGCCGGTTTCGCGACGCTCGGGCTCGTCTCCTCCGTGCCGGCGCTCATCGCCGCCTCGGCCGCGACGGGCCTGGCCGGGGCGTTGTTCAACCCGGCCACCCGGGCCTACCTGGCGGTGGACGCGGGCGAGCGGCGCGTGGAGGCGTTCGCCCTCTTCAACGTCTTCTACCAGGCGGGCATCCTGCTGGGGCCCCTGGTCGGCATGGTGCTCACGGGGGTCGACTTCCGCGTCACGTGCCTGGTGGCGGCGGGGATCTTCGCGGTGCTGAGCCTCGTACAGGTCCGGGCGCTGCCCGCCCGGCGGGGCGACGACGCGACGCGGCGGGAGGAGGGGCCGCGCGAGGGGGTGCTCACGCAGTGGCGGGGCATCCTCGCCAACCGGCCGTTCCTGCTGTTCTCCGTGGCCATGATCGGCTCGTACGTGCTGACCTTCCAGGTGTACCTGGCGCTGCCGCTGGAGGTGCGGCGCCTGGGCGGCGAGGGGGCGTTCGGCACGGCCGCCGTGGCGGTGCTCTTCGCCGTCTCGGGGCTGAGCACCATCGGCTTCCAGACCCGGGTGACGGCCTGGTGCAAGGCCCGGTGGGAGCCGGGGCAGGCCCTGTGCCGGGGGCTGCTCTCCATGGGGCTGGCCTTCCTGCCGCCGCTGGCCGCGACGGCCGTTCCCGTACCGGAGTCGGGGCCGGGCCGGTGGCTGGTGGCCGCGGGGCCGGCCGCGTTGTCCGCGCTGCTGTTGGCGGTGGGCACGATGATCGCCTACCCCTTCGAGATGGACACCATCGTCCGGCTCTCCGGGGACCGGCTGGTGGCGACCCACTACGGGCTCTACAACACCGTCTGCGGGGTCGGCATCGCCCTCGGCAACCTGCTCACGGGTGCGGCGCTGGACGCGTCCCGCTCGGCGGGGATGTCCGCGCTGCCCTGGCTGGTCCTCTTCACCCTGGGCCTCGGCTGCGCCGCCGCCCTGTACGGCCTGGACCGTACGGGGCGCCTCGCGCCGGCGGCCCGCGAGGCGCGGCCCCGGACGGTGACGGCCTGA
- a CDS encoding ABC transporter ATP-binding protein, which translates to MTTSGRTRVRWAVEARGLGKRYRRGWALRDCSFRIPVGRVAALVGPNGAGKSTLLSLMTRLVDPSAGELRLFGAPIDAPSTMARWAYLGQDKPLFKNFTVAETLRLGQELNPGWDRAAAERIVRGGQIPFEARIRELSGGQHTRVALALAFGKRPELLLLDEPMADLDPVARDELGALLLSEAAEQGTTILMASHILSEIEDMCDYMLVLADGRVRMAGEADELVSLHTVVAGVTSPEGALPAGLDTHTLIEARTSGRHFTALVRREGPLDSAWELSEPSLEEVLLAYLRSPEAPALLSPSAFPDHREEPAA; encoded by the coding sequence ATGACCACGTCCGGCCGGACCCGCGTCCGATGGGCCGTCGAGGCCCGCGGCCTGGGCAAGAGGTACCGCCGGGGTTGGGCCCTGCGCGACTGCTCGTTCCGGATCCCGGTCGGACGCGTCGCGGCCCTGGTGGGCCCCAACGGCGCGGGCAAGAGCACCCTGCTCTCCCTGATGACCCGACTCGTCGACCCCTCGGCCGGCGAGCTGCGGCTCTTCGGCGCCCCGATCGACGCGCCCTCCACCATGGCCCGATGGGCCTACCTCGGCCAGGACAAGCCGCTGTTCAAGAACTTCACGGTGGCCGAGACCCTGCGCCTGGGGCAGGAGCTCAACCCGGGCTGGGACCGGGCGGCGGCCGAGCGGATCGTCCGGGGCGGGCAGATCCCGTTCGAAGCCCGGATCAGGGAGCTGTCGGGCGGTCAGCACACCCGCGTGGCGCTGGCGCTCGCCTTCGGCAAGCGGCCCGAACTCCTGCTCCTGGACGAGCCGATGGCCGATCTCGACCCGGTGGCCCGCGACGAGCTGGGGGCGCTGCTGCTGTCCGAGGCGGCCGAGCAGGGCACCACCATCCTGATGGCCTCCCACATCCTGAGCGAGATCGAGGACATGTGCGACTACATGCTCGTGCTCGCGGATGGCCGCGTACGGATGGCGGGCGAGGCCGACGAGTTGGTGTCCCTGCACACCGTGGTCGCGGGGGTGACCTCACCCGAGGGGGCGCTGCCCGCAGGCCTCGACACCCACACCCTGATCGAGGCGCGCACCTCCGGGCGCCACTTCACCGCCCTGGTGCGGCGCGAGGGACCGCTCGACAGCGCCTGGGAGCTGTCGGAACCGAGCCTGGAGGAGGTCCTGCTCGCCTACCTCCGCTCGCCCGAGGCCCCGGCCCTGCTGTCCCCTTCCGCCTTTCCCGACCACCGAGAGGAGCCCGCCGCGTGA
- a CDS encoding ABC transporter permease codes for MSANTSAATGRGPVDTVAQRRPRRLRGLAWLVVRQHRTALLVCAAAVVLGSAWMIYLRGEMVDSLRLAGWGPASTVPLDGDLVNRIENDLNSFASRVGSLPLLLGVFLGAPLIASDQERGTVRLVTTQSVARGRWLRWKVGFALTLAVATALPLSLFYAWWWRSAEPIGANQWLTGGPFETTGPMLVAQVLFHTALGMAIGTLIRRIVPAMAVTLVTSYAVSLVAEVYRERLGTPRRIAFPLDGPQPAFLDQVVQVDQWIGTGSGKLYGWGTCVSDASPEGCRASLGIVNSVWDFFERDQMAGMQWTGAALYLAAAAALVAGLLWRGRRAPL; via the coding sequence GTGAGCGCGAACACGTCGGCCGCCACCGGCCGAGGCCCCGTCGACACCGTGGCGCAGCGGCGCCCGCGCAGACTGCGCGGACTGGCGTGGCTGGTGGTGCGACAGCACCGTACGGCGCTCCTCGTGTGCGCGGCGGCGGTCGTGCTGGGCTCCGCCTGGATGATCTACCTGCGCGGCGAAATGGTGGATTCCCTGCGCCTCGCGGGCTGGGGCCCGGCATCCACCGTCCCGCTCGACGGCGACCTCGTCAACCGAATCGAGAACGACCTCAACTCCTTCGCCTCCAGAGTGGGTTCACTCCCGCTGCTGCTCGGGGTGTTCCTCGGCGCCCCGCTGATCGCCTCCGACCAGGAACGGGGCACCGTACGGCTGGTCACGACGCAGTCCGTGGCCCGGGGGCGCTGGCTGCGCTGGAAGGTGGGCTTCGCCCTGACGCTCGCCGTCGCGACGGCGCTGCCGCTGAGCCTGTTCTACGCCTGGTGGTGGCGGTCGGCCGAACCGATCGGCGCCAACCAGTGGCTGACCGGCGGGCCGTTCGAGACCACGGGACCGATGCTGGTGGCCCAGGTCCTGTTCCACACCGCGCTCGGCATGGCCATCGGCACGCTGATCCGCCGGATCGTGCCGGCGATGGCCGTCACGCTCGTCACCTCGTACGCGGTGAGCCTGGTCGCCGAGGTCTACCGGGAACGGCTCGGCACGCCGCGCCGGATCGCCTTCCCCCTCGACGGCCCCCAGCCTGCGTTCCTCGACCAGGTGGTGCAGGTGGACCAGTGGATCGGCACCGGGTCGGGGAAGCTCTACGGCTGGGGCACCTGCGTGTCCGACGCCTCTCCGGAGGGCTGCCGGGCCTCGTTGGGCATCGTCAACTCGGTGTGGGACTTCTTCGAGCGCGACCAGATGGCGGGCATGCAGTGGACCGGCGCCGCCCTGTACCTGGCGGCTGCCGCCGCCCTGGTCGCGGGGCTGCTGTGGCGGGGCCGCCGCGCACCGCTGTAG
- a CDS encoding PLP-dependent cysteine synthase family protein, whose translation MHSSTTDLTPPARTNLSGLVGNTPLLRVSEPLAPAGRGFWAKLEGFNPGGIKDRPGLHMVERARARGDLKPGGRIIESTSGTLGLGLALAGMVHGHPVTLVTDPGLETSMTRLLTAYGAQVNVVSEPHPTGGWQQARRDRVSRLLDRHSDSWCPDQYNNPDNTTAYTPLALELATELGHIDVLVCSVGTGGHSAGVSRVLRRLYPDLTVVGVDTVGSTIFGQPARTRLMRGLGSSIYPRNVAYDQFSEVHWVAPGEAVWACRRLAASHYATGGWSVGAVALVAGWLARTLPADTRIAAVFPDGPQRYLGTVYDDDYCAAHGLLGAPPAAEPDTIGRLDEKEVTRWTRCASVVDPLSLREAPLREASEPSR comes from the coding sequence ATGCACTCCTCGACCACCGACCTCACACCCCCCGCCCGCACCAACCTCTCCGGTCTGGTCGGCAACACCCCCCTGCTGCGCGTGTCCGAGCCGCTCGCCCCGGCCGGTCGCGGCTTCTGGGCCAAGCTCGAAGGGTTCAACCCCGGCGGCATCAAGGACCGACCCGGCCTGCACATGGTCGAACGAGCCCGCGCGCGGGGCGACTTGAAGCCCGGCGGCCGGATCATCGAGTCCACCAGCGGCACCCTCGGCCTGGGTCTGGCCCTGGCCGGGATGGTGCACGGGCATCCCGTCACCCTGGTCACCGACCCGGGCCTGGAGACGTCGATGACCCGACTGTTGACCGCGTACGGGGCGCAGGTCAACGTCGTGTCCGAACCGCACCCCACCGGCGGCTGGCAGCAGGCCCGCCGCGACCGCGTCAGCCGCCTCCTGGACCGGCACTCCGATTCCTGGTGCCCGGACCAGTACAACAACCCGGACAACACCACCGCCTACACCCCGCTCGCCCTCGAACTGGCCACGGAGCTGGGCCACATCGATGTCCTCGTGTGCAGCGTGGGCACGGGCGGGCACTCCGCCGGCGTCTCCCGGGTGTTGCGCCGCCTCTACCCCGATCTGACGGTGGTGGGGGTGGACACGGTGGGCTCGACGATCTTCGGACAGCCCGCCCGGACCCGGCTGATGCGCGGGCTCGGGTCGAGCATCTACCCGCGCAACGTCGCCTACGACCAGTTCTCCGAGGTGCACTGGGTGGCGCCCGGGGAGGCCGTGTGGGCCTGCCGTCGGCTCGCCGCCTCGCACTACGCGACCGGCGGTTGGAGCGTGGGCGCGGTCGCGCTGGTGGCCGGCTGGCTGGCGCGCACCCTGCCGGCGGACACGCGGATCGCGGCGGTGTTCCCCGACGGCCCGCAGCGCTACCTGGGGACCGTGTACGACGACGACTACTGCGCCGCCCACGGCCTGCTGGGCGCCCCTCCCGCGGCGGAGCCCGACACGATCGGCCGGCTGGACGAGAAGGAGGTCACCCGCTGGACGCGCTGCGCGAGCGTGGTCGATCCCCTGTCCCTGCGGGAGGCACCGCTGCGCGAGGCGTCGGAGCCGTCGCGGTGA